GACCAGATGTTTTAGTTTGGCTATGATGATCTTAGTTATTCACATCAAGTTCCTAAGTGGCCTAATATCCTATGGAGAACTGCAGAGAAATTATGAAGTGTATGAAATTAATCTAGAAATTAATATGCCCACACCAACCTGGCATATGATAGTTCAGAAAGCaatttataatttgtttcctgTTCATCTACACCTTGGGATTCCTTTCACTGGAATATGGCACAGTTTCTTAGCAAAACAAAATCCCTAATTCTCTCAAGAATTATTATCCATTATTGTAAATCCTCTACAGAAGCCCTTCCCACTCTAGTTATAAATAGTGGGGTATGATGAAATaagagcaacttttttttttttccttgaccctcATGTGACTACTTTGGCTAATGAAAAATTTGATCAATGACTCTTAAACAATGATCTCaagacaaaacaataaaaatctgaCATATATTGGGTAATAAACAATGCAAGATTAAAATGCACTGATTAACAAATAGAtcaaaattgctaaaaaaaaaaaaatttggttttatacaGTGTAAGtttctgaaataaaatgaaatatggtTCATTATATAgttaatacttttatttaattgatcaattaaccaacatttattattttctatgtgCCATATTAAAAACTGGAGAAACAAATAGCAAGGCAAGACTGCTCTCCATGGTTatggattcttacaaggtactaagacagtggaatagatagagacaataattatctaatttagcatgcttcagtatgattgatctggtCCTacgatgttataggccagaacttgaaacaaggtattgaatggaattgaggagacaatggttaaatctaatttagcattgactTATTCCTACatcaaataatggtttcctagtgatatgatgaTTGATGTGTACTCAGTGTActgcatataagcaagaagctctcagagccagacctacaagcccactctcagaggcagagacacattcattccattttccacctttgtgctgccTGGACactttggattcagaaggagctagaggcagaagctggaagagacaaagaactagcagcaagagctctcaagaaccaaggagagagacaggcctctaagaaagcaaaccgagccccaagtgaaggagactgataaaggatttagactttaatcCATGGTtgtatttgaggtgattattactttgagctgaaactaaggctgctaccaggagccccccaagaaacctgctcccagagaacattataatttagagaagaacattagtAATAGatggatcttttttttaatataatgaaaagcatctatctaaaaatttaaaaagagttatTATGAAATGGGGTAGTAGaatcatttttttataaatactAGAATGAAGCAAGGATTCCCACACtccttattaatttttatatggtTCAGGCAATAGTAGGGATAGCAAAGTATAACAGAAAGTAATGAAAAGGATAAAAGTagacaaaatatttagaagataagactgtttttgttttctggaaaATGGTGGTTTATTGGAAAATcctatgaaacaaataaaaatgttaatggaGAAGATAGCATCAAGAAAGTCacaggctacaaaataaatcttCAAAAATCAACATCATTcttattaaataataacaaaacacaaGAGATAATACTAAAAAGGAAAATCCCATtcgaaataataacaaaatgcatAAACTACCTGTGATCAACCTCCAAAAGCATACAAAAGACTTGTATAGATTCAGTTACAAATTATTCctttaaggaaataaagaacaatCTAAATAGCTGGAGGAATATTCAGTGCTCATTTATGGGTTGtgccaataaaaataaaatgacactcctaccaaaattaatttattttaatgttatattaATGAAATTCTCAAAGGGATACTTTACAAAACttgataaataataatgaaattaacttgaaaaaaaagatctagaataacAAGGGAAATTATGAAAAGTAAGGCTTACAGAAAAATACCACTTTCACAtttcaagctatattataaaatagcagtcatcaaaaccatctggtacagATTAAAGAACAGAAATATAAATCAACGGATTCaatcaaagaaaggaaagtcAATAAAGCCCCAGAATTCAGTGTTCGATAAAGTTAGGATGAGCATAAATTACTTAGGGAAAAACTccctatttaataataaaaaagcaaccTTCAGCCTGGCAAATATTAGGCTTAGACCAATACCTTAAACCCAACTCCACAATATATTCTACAtggatatattattttaatatactattttaatattaaagatcatacaagaaatgataaaaaatgataaaagattgtGAACCTCTCAAAGATAGGACTAGGAACtatattcttaaccaaacaagataTAATGGTAATtacaatagataaaatagataactaatcatatgaaactgaaaagcttttgcaTAGACAATATTAATGAGTCTccaatatgcatatgtatacatacatgtgtaatatgtatatgtatacatatataattatttgtcctatacatatatgtatgtggagagagagaacacTGAATATACTTGCAGCTGTTTAAAATGTTCCTTCttgaagtcctaccaaattccttttaagacacAGATATGgttgctgatacctaaaccaggaagagccaaaacagagaaagaaaattatacaccaatttccctaatcaatattgattcaaaaatcttaaataaaataatagcaaagagattacagaaatttatcaccaggataatacactgtgaccaattaggatttataccaggaactcAGAGCTAGTCaatatcaggaaaagtttcaGCATAATTGAgcttatcaataacaaaactaacacaaATCATATTATTGTCTTAGCAGATGCAAAAAAAAGCAGTTGACAAAGTACAACatccatttctaataaaaactCTAGATAGCATAGGAATacatggagttttccttaaaatgataagtagcatctatctaaaaccattagcaagcattatatgtaatggggaaaagttAGAAGCATTCTTGATAAGATCATAGGGAAAACAAAGATGTTCATTATCACAACTATTATTCAATACCGGTTTAAAAATGATAACTTTAgcaattaagaaatgaaaaaaaattgaagaaactgtagtaggcaatgaggaaagaaAACTGTTACtcattgtagataatataaaaaatcttagagaatcaactgcAAAACTActttaaataattaacaactttagcaaaattacagaacaTAAAATATACCCACatcaatcatcagcatttctatatattatcaacaaagacCAGcatcaagagataaaaagagaaattccatttaaaataatagtagacaatataaaatatttgggaacctatctgccaagacaaactcaggaataTCTGAATACAATTGTGaaatacttttcacataaataaattcAGGTCTGAGCAACTgggaaatatcaattgctcatgggttgGCTGAGCTAATTATAATctcaattaatctacttattcagtgtcataccaattaaacttccaagaaattattttatatagctagaaaaaataataatacaattcatctggaagaacaaaagatcaagaatatgaagggaattCATAAAAGGAATGCAGAGGAACATAATCCATGGATTACCagatctgaaactatattataaaatagcgctcatcaaaaccatttggaactggctaagaaatagggtagttgatcagtggaatagattaggctcATAAGATGCAATAATCAGTGATTATGAAGTACTTGATAAAGCCAAAGAACCCAAcctctgggataagaactcaccacttaacaaaaattgctaggaaaatcatatggcagaaagtaggaatagaccaacatctaacaccctataccaagagaaggtcaaaatagGTCCTTGGtttaaatataaaagatgatactataagtaaattagtcaaccaaaggatagtttacctattagatctttggacaagggaggaatttatgaccaaataagaaatggaaaacattataaaatgcagaatggataattttggttacattaattttaaaaggttttacacaaacaaaactaatgcagccaagattagaacgGAAACAAAAAGCTAGGAAACTATTTTTAGAgccagtattaaaaaaaatcatttctaaaatatatagaatgtgttgtgatatgggagccatttgccagtggctgctggaggtctaactcagacctgtagaatggatctcttcatatgAGAGGATGATAGTGATACAAGGAAGTCGACTGAaaagcagttgctgttctctgacctctccactaaGAGGCCGTTTCATTGtctaacctctctcctcttccctcagcctccaatttatttcattcccaatccacaaggaacatctgaaAAGGccccttcaagtttatgattcacagctgtggaggctcttggagaactgACCTGCTCCTCCACCTAGGCACGGTCCTTAACAAgagtgagtcaaatttataagactacaagtcattcccctattgataaatggtcaaagtctATAAACagctaattttcagatgaagaaattaaatgtgtgtgtgtgtgtgtgtgtgtgtgtgtgtgtgtgtgtgtgtgtgtatactcttTTAGAGTGTGATTCTCAAATACCTCATAGCTTTTTTTAGGCAGGATTTAGTTATCTATAAATGGGATATAGTCACATAAGGAAAACGCCAGTCAAATCAAACTGGAGTTTTATTTCACAGCCTCTAAATTTGCTAAATTTACAAAAAATAGCAAGTGTCAGTTTTTGAAGGGGTTACAGAAAGATCCGCATTCTAATCCATTGTTGATGGTAGTATGAAAAGGTACAACTATTTTGCAAAAAAGCAAtttcaaaatatgcaaaattaagTGACTAAAGTGTATCCTATGAACTAAAGACTCCATTACTGGACTTATACCCTatgaaagtcaaaagaaaaagcccccatcttttccaaaatatttgtaacagcactttttgtgatagctagGAATTGGATGCAGAGACAATGACCATAAGGAggaaatgagtaaacaaattgttttacatgaatataatataatactactgtgatataagaaataatgtgCATATTATATACAGAGAAGATATAAAGAGATATATGAATTGGAGAATTAAGTAAACAAAGCCAAGAAAACTATATACAAAGGGACTACaataattacttttttctctctttaatattAGTCACCAAGATAGAGTGCAAGGTAGTACTTTAAAGTTGTTatgatttgcatttccctaatcagtAATGATCAGTATTAATTAAATGTCAATTTCTCATGTGTAGGCTGacccaatataataaagatgacaattatacctaaattaatgtatttatttagcactatattAATCAAACTAGCAACAACTCTTTAatacatctagaaaaaaaattaacaaaattcttctggaagaacagaTCATCAAGAATGTCAGAAGAATCAATGCAAAAAGAGTGAAGAAAGATAGCCTAGCCATATTAGATCTCCAACTGTATTATAAATTGAtagttatcaaaacaatctggtactgactaagaaatagaatggtggatcagtggaacagattaggtacctAATACACAATAGCCAATGACCATAGAaatctaaaatataaattctaaaataaattcatagaaaTAAACCCAAAGAGCCAAGCTTTTTAGGACAAAAacttaatatttgacaaaaaatgctgggaaatctagaaaataataagataaaaactaggtatagaaaaacaaaatatctcaCAGGCTATAacaagataaagttaaaatggaaatatgtacacAGAAAGAGTGATGCCATAAATTAGAattaatattatctcttttgtattttttttaattctgtagacattttcaaactatattttaatatggttTGGTCACACTCAGGAATTTTGTGGTAGCCTGGTGTAGTGAGGTGGACATTTCTATCTTAGTTTATagtacaaagaaataataatcaaGCATAACTGAAActgattaaaagccagaatgccTAATTGAACAGAATAAGTAGATAAAATTCAGGAGAAAATGAGCATGATTGGAACActttgcaaaaataataaaaaagagaaacatttgagtagagaattttttttgtttctgattaAATTGGAAaattctggcagaaattaggttttgACTAACATTCACACCATATACCATAATAATATCCAAAAGCATCTAAATATAAAAAATCGGGaattaaacaaattagaagagattTGGAATGAGATATCCTTTATAACTCTAAAAAGAGCTCTTGACAAAATAAGGTATAGAGAGGTTCACAAAACACAAAATACCcaattctgattacattaaatttttaaaatcacaaataaaatcaatgatgtTAAAATTTGACAAGGACCTATAAACCATGTCAAAGGCTTTAAAGTACACTTCtctatataaaaatatcagttatatgaatatagaattttatttcaaattgctAGTTAAATTGCAAAATTATCACAGAAACTAGGTTTTGactaacatctcacaccatataccataACAAGTTCCAAAAACATGCATGATCTAAATATAAAATGTCAGATATAGAGGGCTACAAACAGTGGGGGaattctgggtgaggtataagacccttcagcccagagggaacctgctgaccaTGTCTGGTTAGGCTCCCTGGCTCCCCTAAGGTCTCTCAAGTTTCCTGAGAAGTTAGGAGATGGTGACAACccgtgttgtgattgaagcaaagtgataccaggtggaagagtAATACCAGGTGGCAATCTACATACTATTGTATGTTGTTTATGATAgcagtatatacttagcacatgcCCAGTGTTGCTTTGGTTACAAAGGGTTTGAGGgtatataaaggggaaagaacttggaataaatgGACACCATATTTCCACCATGCTCAGAGTCTcgcttcatcactcctccactatgACAGTATGTTTTAATCACCCCAgcatgggagctctagaaagcatggtacattttgtcaccccaacttagAAGCTCTAAAAAGCAGGACACAATAGTCaggttttaaataaattagaagagattTGGAATGAGTTATCTTTTCTAAAAAGAGTTCTTGACAAAACAAGGTGTAGAAAGcttcacaaaatacaaaatacccagttttgtttacattattttttaaaatcacaaataaaatcaatgacgTTAAAATTTGGCAAGAACCTATGAACTGTTTTTAAAGGCTTTAAAGTACACTTTTCTATATAGATTTGTCATCTATGaggatatttattattttttaaacaaaataaatagataaatggacaACGAAGATAGGCAAttatgaaaagaatgtcaagtttTCAATCACataaaaaatgttccaaatcacaaaCAAATTAATTGCACATGAAAACAATGAGCACCCAGAAATttggaaaagacaataaaaaaggaaaatggccaaTCTTGGTGTATATGAGAATAAACACAACATCCTGACTCATTTTGGTAGAGCTATGACTTGATTTAACAAACCTCAAAAACAGTTTGGATCTAAAggtgaaaaatcacccatgcctGTCTATCCTCGGAAACAGTAAAACTATTTCTATGTCTTCTActacaaagagatcaaagacagTGAGAAAATATCTTTATGTACAAGAGCATTTTTAAGGAATAACTGCACAAATTCTGGTTTGTGAATGCAAATGATGAAAGATACAGTTTTATCATCAAGCATTCACAAAGTACTTACTCTGAGCCATGTTCTGAGAATACAGAGAGGAACAGGAAGTCTGTAACTCAAGGGGCTCAGGATCTACTAGGGAGACAGTGTGGCTCATGGTGCATCTCGGATCTCAGACACTCGAGGACAAATGGAAAAAGCTGAAAAGGGCTTGCTGGGAGAAAGACGAATTCTGGGACGGGGGAGAAGCTCATCAGGTGGTGGAATGTGAAGATTGCTGCGCTGGGGACCCCTCCATCTAACCAGGGAGCCCCGGGGGGCCCAAGGTCCTGAGGAGGGGGATGTGCAGTATACAGGGAAGGGCAGGGCAGAGGGCCAGGTGGTGCCAGCTCCAGAGAGCCCGGACTGACAAATCTTCCTGCGGAAGGCAGCCCAGCAGAGCCAGCTGTCCAGTGAGAGGCTCCAGAAGTCTCCTCGCTGCCAGGATCGCCCCAGATTTCGAGAAATGAGGATGGAGCAGGCTTCCCACCTTTGGGCACACACTAGAAATGCCCAGAGGCGGGGCAGGTTATGTGCTTTGCTCTGCCTCTTTGTTCTCAAAAATAATGATAGTGATCAATTTTGGTTTTGCATCCCTTAAATACTCCCCTGTATGGATCCCCCCCTCCTAGTGTGTACAGAGATTTATAGATATCTGCGTGGGTAAACGCATATAGACGGCTAGGAATATATGGCAGATGTGGATACAGGgattgaaagagacagagagagagatggacaggGGCACCGACATGGACATGGAGATGGTGTGGATGTGGCTGTAGAGAAAGGGATACAGCTTAGAGCATTGGGTATGTGCAAGTACCTACACACGtgaatgtttatgtgtgtgtgcatataaaatatttataagtatataatatatacatagatttgTTGTTTaggcatttcagtcatgtctttatgaccttttttggggggagggattgTTCTTTGTACTGGATCCTTCAACAATCTTTCTGCCCAaatcagtaattaaaaaaaaaatagtagtagtagtagtagtagtagtagtagtagtagtagtagtagtagtagtagtagtagtagtagtaaggaggagaaaaatgaagaacaaggggaggaagaaggtgaggaggaggaagaagatgagaaggaggaagagaaggaagagaaggaggaaggaagagcaggagaaaaagaagagaactgAAAAGAAATTCCTCACTATATCACCACATAGTCTAGTTAAACAAATTCCCATGGTAACAACTGGACTCTGCTTATTTATTACCAGGTAAGACTGTTAAACATTTCCTTTATACTCGTGatatcaaaaaagataaaagaaaagcaaagtcaggaggactttaATTTCTAAAACCTTAAACTTTTTCTGTACTAAAAGAACTAACTATAACTGACAGATTTCAAAAGCAAGTCTTATTTATGctgttatattattaatttttaccaagttaataataataaatactaataaaaGCTAATTAAGAACAGGCAGCAATATGCCTTACACCTATTAGGGGTCTAATAAAATcttgtaaaatggaattaaatgtaattaattagtcctatcatttccttcctcctccatttgCACTGATTCAAAGATATTCTTTTTAGGTCCAATTAGATTTCTTTGAGCCAGAAACTTTTAACAACTTTCATAGTTTCTATAAAAGTATTAATAACATTCTCAATAATTTATGATtccttatataatttattaaaatacttttggAGTTTCCATAATTCCAGTACATCATTCAAAACTGAAGTcactactaattttttttttatgtatatattcaaaataatcaaCTATGGTTGCCAAAACAAGATGCTCACCTTTACCAGTACTGGAGTGATATCACAGAAAAGGTGTTTGCTAAGTGTTTTGAATCTTTCAGGAAGTTCCCAATTCTCTattatttcttcatcagaaatcACAAAATTGTCCAGGATTTTGAGTGACCATAGACTATTAACTATCACATGTCTATAACCTTTTTTTAGGCTCACTGGGCAGTCGTACAGAGTGAGGGCAATCAGGTTTGGGCAGGCCGATAATGAACACACATTctttagttttacaaatgaattatCATGGAGATATAGGAGTTTTAATTCCTTCATTGCACTCCAAAATGGCTTATCTGGTACAATTCTTAtctgaaataataatgaaatacaaaacttgaaattaatttaaagacATGCACAAGAGCAACAATATCTTGGCTTATAAAGTACCCATATTTGATTAGCCTATATAGATAGTACAATAAAACTATGGTCAATGAGAGCTTAGATAAactggattattttattttttaaggttgGAAAGCACCTGAAACTTAAACAGAAACcacttaaaacagaaaaaaaaaaatggaaaattttgagaaAGAATTTGTGTATATTATAATCATTGAAAATATACAgaatttgattattttgtctaTGAAAGTAGACTTTTGAATAGAATATTAGTtacaaaaagtgagaaaaatgggaaaaacacaATATCTATCTTACCTTTTTATACAAAGAagtttcatatatacatacatatgcacaaatatgGGTTGAGATCTGGAAATAGATGCAGTATCTAAATTTATACCATGCTTCATTTATTCCTTAGAAATCACCTTTCCAACTAGTGTTTTGAGCGACTACAAATAATCAAAAAGTATTTCAGAAAGCAAGTACTCTGTGCCAAGCACAGTGTTGGAAAGGGAGCAGTCCCGACCTTCCAAAAGTTTACAATCAATCCTGAAAGCAATCAGCTAGGGACCTGGTACTGGAATGTCTAGGAAGCCTTAGCAAGCACAGAGTTACATCTAGATAGATCCAATTGACTTTGGTAACAATTACTACTCCAGATCAGTCTGTGAAATCCTAATTTTTTCAAggcaaaactatttttttttatgttttagttttgtttttaaactgatTTTCAATTGTTCCTGAAAGAATGCATCTTAGGAGCTAAAATACCTGCTTCTCTGATAGAATGTTTTAGGAAAGTAACTGCAACATGGAGGACATTTTGCTGTCCTTTTGGGAAAAGAGAATCTTGGAAAATTGAAGATTATTTCTGTGATGAccgtgttagcaccctggataccttagaatcagctggagtcagtaTAAGCAAacgtccttggtctttattcttggtcttttggggtaggAGTGAATTGGATGGAAGCAGAATCTCCACGACCTTTCCTCTttgtctcccacccagaagtgactctggctagttttactccaccccctggtccctcctacaattctctgtatacaccaaacgattgggccagcacaggatagtgagaagggccaagcatattcttatagattattgtccaatcagtaattagctttaagtgcttggttgtctgacctCGGTGCATTAACtcaaaagtttcagccctttacatatttCAAATCTTAAATTAACTAAGAGGAAGACGGAAATGGACACATGCTAACAGTCACTTCTTTTTCACATTATATTTCAGTTacataaagaaagaaagttatagtAATGGCAGGTTTTTGAGAACAATGTAAAAAATAAGTCAGAAGGCAATTTAAGAAATGGTACAAACATATTGGGATGTTCAGAGCAAGAAAGTCAGAGTACCTGTGACTCAGCTAATATGGGGAAGAACTCTGGGGGGTTGAGTTACAACTCAGATAAACATTAGGCCAGTGGAAGCAAGCACGCTCTGCCCCCATCCCAGAGCGTCACAGGCTGAGTAGTGTCAGGGACTTTAGAGGCTTTGTTGACCAAGACCCTCATTGGAAAGATGAGAGAAGGAGGCCAAGGGACTCACCCACCTTGCTGGACAGGATCCCAGGAGGAGTGAAATAGGAGACCCTTAAATAAAAGTGTTCTTTCCACAGTGCCCACCCAAGATAAAGACTTTTGTTATATAGGAAAGCCTGATACAGAAAGAGTTGGAGGTAACTTCAAGACAAGAGGACCTACTTCTCACACACATTGTGTGTATGGTCTCAGTTTTTTGGACAGTTTTTAGGAATATAAATTGTAGAAAAAAGATTCAAACTAAACTGGTGGggtgagttttctcatctggaaattcCCATGTCAATACAATCATGGTCCAGTCCTTAGTCCTATCAAACAACAGGATAGGAAAGGTGAGAGGAGCATAGGGcagataagagaaagaagaaaaaaacagagagaacaGGAGAGGACTGAGAGGAAGAGGCTTTCAAACGTTTTAACCTATTTTAAGTACAGAATTAaagattcaaaattaatttaaatgtaagtaattacataatgaatataaaattaaaataattaaaatagcaataatCTAGATTgacttacattttaaaataaaatagttaaggTAGGGAATATTGAGACATTAAAAGTATTTCCATAAAATTCTGTTGAGATAATATGTTTATAAACATAGGTCTGAATTCACCATTACCTGATTTGAATGAAGATCCAATTTAATTAATTGGGTACAGTTCTTAAGTGGAGACATATCTATAATAAAATTCTTGGACAAGATGCATATTTTAAGTGTACTATAGCATTGAGAATCTTCCAGTGCATATAAATGCAATCcatggcaatttaaaaaaataaaatcttgcaCATCATTTAACTGGTTTTGACTGTTGTCATCTGCTTTTTGAgagctatttcctttttcttctgactcTCTTCCATGGAACATCTAgaggtaaaagagaaaaggagaattcctttaaaatttatattttttcctcaattttcaaaagtaatatattttaaaattttaccattttagcaataaataaatatggtACATGATTGGCTTTGCATGAATAATATATAGCTAAAGAGATAGGTTACAGTTAAATACACAGAAGATATTTTGTTAGACAAAAATAGTAAAGTAAAAAATGTACTGAAATTACCTAATAATTTTGTctcaaagaaatttaaattagcCCAAATCgaatataattacataaaaaaaaatcctgtcttATCAATTAAATGAAACCAACTCAAGGACAGAAAAGGGAATTActatttaattagaaaataaaatcaagaacatCTCTTTGAAATGAAACTCTGTcatatcaagaaaaatataagggGAAGGGGGAACTCTCTAGTAGCTGAGGTAAAACAATGGTTCAGATGATCACTCCTAGGATATACAAGATGTACAAGTATCATATGACTGAACACAAAAGTAATGGCAGTagttaataattttttcaataactattttctaacattctttttttaaattttgagttccaaattttctccctctttctcagtgagaaaacaagcaaatgaTATCAATGATGCATgcaaagtcatgcaaaacatttccatctaACCCATatcatgcaaaataaagtgaaaagaaatcaACATCACTATACTTTAATTTGTGCTCAATTCACCAGTTCTCTCTGTGGAGGTGGATAGTGTTTTTCATCATGAggcctttggaattgtcttggatcactgtattgatcagagtagccaagtctttcataattgctCCTCATTACAAGATTGCTGCTATTGTGCACAATGATCTTCACTTTACATCATATAGATCTTGCCATGtttgtctgaaatcatccctCCCTTGTCATCAATTATTCATATGCTGCAAGTTGCTTAGTGAATAAGGCCTTCAATATCTAATTCTTTGCAATCACAAATAGACCTGCTCTAAATATCTTTgcacacatcttttttttttcattttatttattgtttattgttaaaaacaaaacatcacaTTGTTGCATTATGGTAtctaatccattttgctatctaCTTTTGCTTTATGGGTGAGGTTATCCCATTCTCATTCCCAATTATGAAGAGTATTTCCTCAACCCTATTTTTAGctatttatccttctctctttttatcctgtccctcctcaaaagtttattttgtttattgttttatccCTTAATTTTCTTTTGGGATCATTCCAATAAAACTGACTCACA
The Sminthopsis crassicaudata isolate SCR6 chromosome 4, ASM4859323v1, whole genome shotgun sequence genome window above contains:
- the LRRIQ3 gene encoding leucine-rich repeat and IQ domain-containing protein 3, with the translated sequence MFHGRESEEKGNSSQKADDNSQNQLNDVQDFIFLNCHGLHLYALEDSQCYSTLKICILSKNFIIDMSPLKNCTQLIKLDLHSNQIRIVPDKPFWSAMKELKLLYLHDNSFVKLKNVCSLSACPNLIALTLYDCPVSLKKGYRHVIVNSLWSLKILDNFVISDEEIIENWELPERFKTLSKHLFCDITPVLVKGSNYEKELFQMNYVISKINRVVAHNSPVMILQRWIRGHLTRRMWKKNYLKLLQTKILSDKIRKVLKKDEEKAIVKQVEKSNEENEEKPSTPEDQPQQQLPCQVTSQATQTDHPQRRWSI